A genomic stretch from Eptesicus fuscus isolate TK198812 chromosome 15, DD_ASM_mEF_20220401, whole genome shotgun sequence includes:
- the GLE1 gene encoding mRNA export factor GLE1, translating into MPSESRCWETLQALRSSDKGRLCYHRDWLLRGEDVLEECVSTPQLSSYAGWVVDHVLPHTQENLSPSETSTSSRSTSGLDRPSFVPKPPIRSLAFSPGTAAAPDGTKGKRESQHTEPMLLQSARGIKVEGCIRMYELVHRMKGTEGLRLWQEEQERKVRALSEMASEQLKRFDERKELKHHKEFQDLREMMEKSSREALGQQEKLKAEHRHRAKILNLKLWEAEQQRLKQVEQERLRREEGQVRLRSLYALQEELLHLNQQLDSVGQHRDLKGDLLALRSRGNQLCGLISGIIRTTSENGFPTAEDQAVAERALQEMRDLLTDARACEDKRRQEEEEAQVKRQESQMQQGPEVRKECPAPSQGPGGNRSEDLQVKVQDSTMQWYQQLQEASRQCVLAFEGLTSSKDSQVKKIKMDLQKAATIPVSQISTIAGSKLKEIFDKIHNLLSGKPVQSGGRSVSVTLNPQGLDFVQYKLAEKFVKQGEEEVASHHEAAFPIAVVASGIWELHPRVGDLILAHLHKNCPYSVPFYPAFREGMALEDYQRMLGYQVKDSKVEQQDNFLKRMSGMMRLYAAIIQLRWPYGTRQEVHPHGLNHGWRWLAQILNMEPLSDVTATLLFDFLEVCGNALMKQYQAQFWKMMLLIKEDYFPRIEAITSSGQMGSFIRLKQFLEKCLQRKEIPVPKGFLTSSFWRS; encoded by the exons ATGCCCTCCGAGAGTCGCTGCTGGGAGACCCTGCAGGCGCTGCGCAGTTCCGACAAAGGTCGCCTCTGCTACCACCGCGACTGGCTCCTGCGGGGCGAG GATGTTTTAGAAGAATGTGTGTCCACTCCCCAGCTATCTTCTTACGCTGGATGGGTGGTAGATCATGTCCTGCCCCACACGCAAGAGAACCTATCTCCCTCTGAGACTTCAACATCCTCTAGATCCACGTCAGGCCTAGACCGACCTTCATTTGTTCCCAAGCCTCCCATCAGAAGCCTTGCCTTCTCACCAGGAACAGCGGCAGCACCGGATGGAACCAAG GGCAAACGCGAGTCCCAGCATACAGAACCTATGTTACTTCAGTCCGCCAGGGGCATCAAGGTGGAAGGCTGCATCCGCATGTATGAGCTGGTGCACAGAATGAAAGGAACC GAGGGCCTGAGGCtgtggcaggaggagcaggagaggaagGTGCGCGCCCTCTCTGAGATGGCATCGGAACAGCTGAAGCGCTTTGATGAGCGGAAGGAACTGAAGCATCATAAAGAATTCCAGGACTTGAGGGAAATGATGGAGAAGAG CTCCAGAGAAGCCCTGGGGCAGCAAGAGAAGCTAAAAGCTGAGCATCGCCACAGAGCCAAG ATTCTCAACCTGAAGCTGTGGGAGGCAGAGCAGCAGCGCCTGAAGCAGGTGGAGCAGGAGCGGCTCCGGAGGGAGGAAGGCCAGGTCCGCCTGCGGAGCCTCTATGCCCTGCAGGAGGAGCTGCTGCACCTCAACCAGCAGCTGGACTCGGTGGGCCAGCACAGAGACCTGAAGGGGGACCTGCTGGCCTTGCGGAGCCGGGGCAACCAGCTGTGCGGCCTCATCTCGGGGATCATTCGGACCACGTCAGAg AACGGCTTTCCCACGGCAGAGGACCAAGCTGTGGCCGAGAGAGCGCTGCAGGAGATGCGGGACCTGCTGACGGACGCCAGGGCGTGTGAAGacaagaggaggcaggaggaggaggaggcccaggTGAAGCGGCAGGAGTCCCAGATGCAGCAGGGGCCAGAGGTCCGCAAAGAGTGCCCcgctcccagccagggccccggaGGGAATCGGAGTGAAG ACCTCCAGGTGAAGGTACAAGACAGTACAATGCAGTGGTACCAGCAGCTGCAGGAGGCCTCCCGTCAGTGTGTGCTGGCCTTTGAGGGACTGACCAGCAGCAAAGACAGTCAG GTCAAAAAGATCAAGATGGACCTCCAGAAGGCTGCCACTATCCCAGTGAGCCAGATCTCCACGATCGCAG GCTCCAAGCTGAAGGAGATCTTTGACAAGATCCACAACCTACTCTCTGGAAAACCTGTTCAATCTGGTGGGCGCTCTGTGTCCGTCACACTGAACCCACAGGGCCTGGACTTTGTCCAGTACAAACTGGCAGAGAAATTCGTG AAacaaggagaggaggaggtggcctCTCATCATGAAGCAGCGTTCCCCATCGCCGTTGTGGCGTCGGGGATCTGGGAGCTGCACCCGCGCGTGGGGGACCTCATTCTGGCTCACCTGCACAAGAATTGTCCGTACTCTGTCCCTTTCTACCCGGCTTTCAGGGAGGGAATGGCTTTGGAAGACTATCAGAG AATGCTTGGCTACCAAGTGAAGGATTCCAAGGTGGAGCAGCAGGACAACTTTCTGAAACGCATGTCCGGGATGATGCGTCTCTATGCTGCCATCATCCAGCTCCGGTGGCCGTATGGGACGCGACAAGAG GTTCACCCTCATGGCTTAAACCATGGCTGGCGCTGGTTGGCACAGATACTAAACATGGAGCCCCTGTCAGATGTGACAGCCACCCTCCTCTTTGACTTCTTGGAG GTGTGCGGGAATGCCCTCATGAAGCAGTATCAGGCCCAGTTCTGGAAGATGATGCTTCTCATCAAAGAGGACTACTTCCCCAG GATTGAAGCCATTACAAGCTCGGGACAGATGGGTTCCTTCATACGCCTCAAGCAGTTCTTGGAG AAATGTTTGCAGCGCAAGGAGATTCCTGTCCCCAAGGGCTTTCTGACTTCTTCCTTCTGGCGTTCCTGA